The genomic window CCAGGCAGATTTTATTGGGGGTCGGGCCGAGGTCTGGCCGGCCGGAGGGCggggcccgcgcccgcccctggGCTCTCCTACTCCTGGTCCTTGGCGTCGCCGTGCGTGATGACGTAGCAGATGTTCTTGTAGTCCACGTTGCCGCCCACGTCGGGGGGAAAGGCCGCCCACATGTTCTTGATCTGGGGGGAGACGGACACGGGGAGGGGGGCATCTCCCACTGGCCCTTCCCCCGCCCTCCTGTCTCCTCTTCTCCCGGGCCTCTCGCCCACTCACCTCTTCCTGGGAGAAGCGGTCACACTGCGTGGTCAGCAGCTCCTCCAGGCTGCAGAGAAGGGACAGGGCAGGGTGCCGGAGGGGGATGTTTGCGATTGAGTTTCACGGCCTTCCTCCTACCCTGGCGGTGCCCTTCCCCAGCCTCGCCCTGCAAGCCATCTGGCCGCTCCCTATCCTTCCTTCATATTTGCCCTCTGCAAGTTGAAGCCCACGGCCCATTTCCACATTCCTAATTTCTCCCCCTCTCTGGCAGCGCCACACCCGTGGTAGGAATTTAAGGAGGTTTTCCTTAAAACTTGGAGGGGCCACTTACAACTGTTTCTTAATGGTGCCCTTCCCCTCAGGGTCCAGGATCTTGAAAGCTCCAGTGATCACATCCTCAGGATCAGCGCCTGGGGGAGGTGTCAAAGAGCACAGTGGGAGTCAAAGGGCACACAGAAGCTGAGGGTCCTAGTGATCTCACTCCctaggggtctggggaggggccgCTGAGTGAGGGTTTGGATAAAGGATACTTCAGTCACCTTTGAGCTTCTCCCCAAACATGGTGAGGAAGACAGTGAAGTTGATGGGACCGCTGGCTTCCTTCATCATGGCATCCAGCTCCTCATTCTTCACATTCAGGCGCCCTGGAGTAGGGTAGGGGGAGCAAGGCCTGGAGGTTGGGGGGCTGATGCTGGCCAGGCCTCATTCCACTCCTTTGTCATATGGGTAGAGTGAGGCCCAGGGTGGAACTGGCAGGGCCAGAATCAAAGGCTACCACATCCCCTGGACTCTGCAGGTGTGagtcttggtggggggggggtgtgcatgtgtgtgtgtgggggtgctcACCCATGGCTGCAAAGGTGTCCCGCAGGTCTTCCTTGTCAATAATGCCATCGCGGTTCTGGTCAATCACAGTGAAGGCCTGCAGAGAGCAGAGGTGGGGACGTCAGTTCTCTGCATCCAGGCTTGGCGCTGGCCCCTGGCAGGTCAggctctggcccccagccagCTGTCCTCTGACACCCTGAGCAGGGAGGGGAATTAGCAATCCTAAACCCTTCCCTCCCCAACAGGTGCACATTCCGGAGAGGGGGCGGGGTAGGGCGCGGCAGGCAGGGGGTGCTCTGGTCGGGACAGTTTCCTCCTCACCTCCTTGAACTCCTGGATCTGGGTTTGGTCGAACATGGAGAAGACATTGGAGCTGCCGCCCTCAGCCGCTGCCCTTCTCTTGGCTTTCTTGGGTGCCTGGAGAGTGAGGGTGGGCCAACGCGTCAGCCCCTACTCTCTGGAAGTGATGGATTCGATCCAGGCTGGTTTCTGACTAATTCTAGCTCTAGTCAAGCTCCCagcttccaccccccaccccccacctcagagCCTCCTTGCTGAGGGAACTTGCTTCAGTTGCCTCCAAGTTCCTAGCTGGAGCCCTGGAGTCCCTACCCCTCCTTCCTGCCTAACAAGGAGAAGGTCCCCAGCCCCTTCTTGGAACCCTGAGCCTGCCTCTGAGGCTTATTCTTTGGACCGGATACAACTCATTAACTGCAGGAGCCTCTGACTGGCCCCACGGGCATTTAGGCAGCCAAGGGGCTGAGTGCCCTGAATGGAGGGGCCCAGCCTCTCCTCTATGAAGTTCATTCATGACATTAAGAAAGAAGAttcagaaagaggaaaggaaggggagagagagaaggggtggggcTTTGAGAGAATATTCCTCCAGCACACATGGTTTCCAAAGCctcaggagcaatccccaagtacagagcctgAATAGCCTCTGAGGATGTCCAGAAGtgccccccccaataaataaattaattaattaaaaagagagaacTTATCTCTTCTCAGAATCAGCTACTTTCTTTCAAGGGcagagtgggggggaggtggagggcagGGCGCTTGTCACTCACCATGTCTGGTGTCTTGCGGACCAGGTGGTGTCTCTGGCTGGGAAGGAGCAGAGTCAGCTTGGGCTGGCCCCTCTGGCGTTATATAGTCTGCCCAGGGAGCCTTAGCATACCAGGGTAACCTTAGCCCTGCGGGTGCCCACCCAGGATACCAAAATAGCCTGGCTCTGGCCTCTCCTTTCTTGGAGGGCCTGCAGCAGCtggagctgggagggaggaggcgaGGGAGGGGCTCGGCAGAGGGAGTGGATCCTGGGGTGCCATTTTACTAGGACCTGTTTTCTCCCCACAGGGGGCTAGAATGTGCCTGAATTCAGGGTGACCCGAGCTGAGGCACAGTCTAGGGAGAGGGATGAACTGGGCCCCTGCAGCCCGGGGGTAACGGGGTATAGATTTCAACCCAGCAAGTCATCAGGCATTAAAGCCATACTTTGGGGCACTTTGAAAAACACAGACCCCCATTTTGTGGAGGTAACAGTGAAGTCTGCTGTGTGGCAGagctggggttttgttttgggggttggttttttggcgtttgggccacacctggtgctcagggcttattcttgactgcACACAGGgatcctgacggtgctcagggaaccttagaaggtactttttctttcttttttttccttattttgctttttgggtcacacccggcaatgcacaggggttactcctggctcatgcactcaggaatcactcctggcgatgcttgggtgactgtgaccatatgggatgctgggaattgaacttgggtcggccgcgtgcaaggcaaacaccctcaccgctgtgctaacactccagccctgaacctTAGgaggtactgggggttgaactgaaccttggtcggccctgtgcgaggcaaacgccctacccactctac from Sorex araneus isolate mSorAra2 chromosome 4, mSorAra2.pri, whole genome shotgun sequence includes these protein-coding regions:
- the MYL11 gene encoding myosin regulatory light chain 11 isoform X3; protein product: MFDQTQIQEFKEAFTVIDQNRDGIIDKEDLRDTFAAMGRLNVKNEELDAMMKEASGPINFTVFLTMFGEKLKGADPEDVITGAFKILDPEGKGTIKKQFLEELLTTQCDRFSQEEIKNMWAAFPPDVGGNVDYKNICYVITHGDAKDQE
- the MYL11 gene encoding myosin regulatory light chain 11 isoform X2; its protein translation is MLQRHHLVRKTPDMAPKKAKRRAAAEGGSSNVFSMFDQTQIQEFKEAFTVIDQNRDGIIDKEDLRDTFAAMGRLNVKNEELDAMMKEASGPINFTVFLTMFGEKLKGADPEDVITGAFKILDPEGKGTIKKQFLEELLTTQCDRFSQEEIKNMWAAFPPDVGGNVDYKNICYVITHGDAKDQE
- the MYL11 gene encoding myosin regulatory light chain 11 isoform X1, with product MLPSRRCQPRDIGDNRRQARKAESQRHHLVRKTPDMAPKKAKRRAAAEGGSSNVFSMFDQTQIQEFKEAFTVIDQNRDGIIDKEDLRDTFAAMGRLNVKNEELDAMMKEASGPINFTVFLTMFGEKLKGADPEDVITGAFKILDPEGKGTIKKQFLEELLTTQCDRFSQEEIKNMWAAFPPDVGGNVDYKNICYVITHGDAKDQE